From the genome of Bernardetia sp., one region includes:
- a CDS encoding outer membrane beta-barrel protein yields MNNFGNKNRKQLEEQFRSKFENAQFIPPAHLWEQIDAALDEKPWYKRPLFYWTSGLVAALLLVVMFWFTLVYENNDKPSNTIITDKDNIENSIQHSEKIVTDKNIVNTDKVLEENSITESNPETHPIHKEHKQNDKIVKNTKSNSTYTDTNSTSDKNNTSDIAVSVIVRDKKKDNVTDTNLSDEVETNTEINSFTVLALKEYPLDEFVPFANPLFEMDIFIEEDSTAENAVADTTLPNEETKKTSGIAITLGANYTQGIYQPSFRRDSLYNGLSVIGTYSNNLADTLPQTNISGTYSQMGFDVALQFGKNRRWSLNTGLATGKATYSFGSTNYVRINADLTDTLNLREIPNNQVEVNYEWLQVPIAVGYQFGETRAKKFSGFAQLGTAIEYLNSYSYTSADPDFTYALGTHRIINTNVWTQVGINYHVTNRWAIWAGGTYKSSLSSLINEDGVTFSSQAYGWQVGTRFTVFSSKKK; encoded by the coding sequence ATGAACAACTTCGGAAATAAAAACCGAAAGCAGTTGGAAGAACAGTTTAGAAGCAAATTTGAAAATGCTCAATTTATTCCTCCTGCTCATTTATGGGAACAAATAGATGCAGCTTTAGACGAAAAGCCTTGGTACAAACGCCCTTTATTTTATTGGACTTCTGGACTTGTGGCAGCACTTCTTCTAGTGGTTATGTTTTGGTTTACTTTGGTGTATGAAAATAATGATAAGCCTTCAAATACTATTATTACAGACAAAGATAATATAGAAAATAGCATACAGCATTCTGAAAAAATAGTTACTGATAAAAATATTGTCAATACTGATAAAGTATTAGAAGAAAATTCTATTACAGAATCAAATCCAGAAACTCATCCAATCCATAAAGAACACAAACAAAACGATAAAATTGTAAAAAACACAAAGTCAAACTCTACTTATACTGATACAAATTCCACTTCCGACAAAAATAATACTTCTGACATAGCTGTTTCAGTTATTGTTAGAGATAAAAAGAAAGACAATGTTACTGATACAAATCTGTCTGATGAAGTAGAGACAAATACAGAGATTAACTCTTTTACTGTTCTTGCTCTTAAAGAATATCCTTTAGATGAGTTTGTTCCTTTTGCAAATCCACTTTTTGAAATGGATATTTTCATAGAAGAAGATTCTACTGCTGAAAATGCTGTTGCAGATACTACTCTTCCAAATGAAGAAACTAAAAAAACTTCTGGAATTGCTATAACTCTAGGCGCAAACTATACACAGGGAATTTATCAGCCTAGTTTTAGAAGGGATTCGCTCTATAATGGCTTATCAGTTATTGGAACATATAGTAATAACCTTGCTGATACGCTCCCACAAACAAATATTAGTGGAACTTACTCACAAATGGGCTTTGATGTAGCATTGCAATTTGGAAAAAATAGACGTTGGAGCTTAAATACAGGGTTAGCGACAGGAAAAGCAACTTATTCGTTTGGTTCTACAAACTATGTTCGTATAAATGCAGATTTGACAGATACTTTGAACTTACGTGAAATTCCAAATAACCAAGTAGAAGTAAATTATGAATGGCTACAAGTTCCGATAGCAGTGGGTTATCAGTTTGGCGAAACAAGAGCTAAAAAATTTAGTGGTTTTGCACAACTTGGAACTGCCATTGAATATTTGAACAGTTATTCTTATACAAGTGCAGACCCAGATTTTACGTATGCTTTAGGAACTCACAGAATCATAAATACAAACGTTTGGACACAAGTAGGAATTAATTATCATGTTACAAATCGTTGGGCTATTTGGGCTGGAGGAACATACAAATCTTCACTTTCTTCGCTTATCAATGAAGATGGTGTTACGTTTTCTTCACAAGCATATGGCTGGCAAGTCGGAACACGATTTACAGTCTTTAGTTCTAAGAAAAAATAA
- a CDS encoding dienelactone hydrolase family protein, with the protein MMLSKNYLFLSIIAVFTGIGSYFLFFTESENTACCSVDEFAKFTTDKEFVNKHPNPIAFDFTPQYGEMSKLEVAGGEDANVFMVKSKKPTGKYLFVFHEWWGLNDYVKKEAEKYYKDFSCKVNVIAIDLYDGKVATTREDAQKYMQGMDNERAKSIIEAVTKQAKEKAMEEVSQPLQIATIGWCFGGGWSLQSSIISNDYAKATVMYYGMPEKEMERIKMIKSPVLGIYATKDKWITPKVMKDFEKSMKEADKTITILGYDADHAFANPSSPAYNETAAKEARKKTIQFLKKNWY; encoded by the coding sequence ATGATGCTTTCAAAAAATTATCTCTTTCTATCTATTATTGCTGTTTTTACAGGAATAGGATCATATTTTTTGTTTTTTACAGAATCAGAAAATACAGCGTGTTGTTCAGTTGATGAGTTTGCTAAATTTACTACTGATAAAGAATTTGTAAACAAACATCCCAATCCGATTGCTTTCGATTTTACACCTCAATATGGCGAAATGTCTAAATTAGAGGTAGCAGGTGGAGAAGATGCTAATGTTTTTATGGTAAAATCTAAAAAGCCGACAGGCAAATATTTATTTGTGTTTCATGAATGGTGGGGATTGAATGACTATGTAAAAAAAGAAGCTGAAAAATATTACAAAGATTTTAGCTGTAAGGTCAATGTGATAGCCATTGATTTGTATGATGGAAAAGTTGCCACGACAAGAGAAGATGCTCAAAAATATATGCAGGGAATGGACAACGAGCGTGCAAAATCAATTATTGAAGCTGTAACCAAACAGGCAAAAGAGAAGGCAATGGAAGAAGTTAGTCAGCCTTTACAGATTGCTACTATTGGTTGGTGTTTTGGTGGTGGTTGGTCTCTTCAAAGTTCTATTATTTCAAATGATTACGCTAAGGCAACTGTAATGTATTATGGAATGCCAGAAAAGGAAATGGAGCGTATAAAGATGATAAAATCGCCTGTTTTGGGAATTTATGCAACGAAAGACAAATGGATTACGCCAAAAGTGATGAAGGATTTTGAAAAGTCTATGAAAGAAGCTGACAAGACCATCACTATTCTAGGCTATGACGCTGACCACGCTTTTGCTAACCCAAGTTCACCAGCATACAATGAAACAGCAGCAAAAGAAGCTCGCAAAAAAACGATTCAGTTTTTGAAAAAGAATTGGTATTAA
- a CDS encoding tetratricopeptide repeat protein, whose protein sequence is MKKTIYFACILLGSVFSFAQFAYAQHEGLDWFANGERHKQQARYDLALQEYDKAVQREPRNHLYLFSKAQCEYQLKRPKEAANSLSYVIRLNSSYSPAYALLAKIYADQNDNKKAAQLYDIAARYESEKEKRQFYRFFVIKQNLAEKNWATAFEKIKLTKTEFPKNLELYYLESQVANYLGKYAEAVKAIETIEPVISSLHPSENARYYYQKGYAYYHLDNFEEAFKTWSKAKYGNFKSKIEEFSPARYAYLAEAYTEVRQYNEAQAYAQKALKIDPNNASAYFTLANLQNNKAKSDVDKTLELYYKSAKFEKDLKRSTQIYEEIASLELSKNNFENALKATENGLTFNSGNKNLLYLNGLALFHLHKNQEAAEALQKALAQMRDPIEHSRCMFLLGLAYRNGGKLDLARRAFANIQAQPFKIAATNETKLINQAENIEETE, encoded by the coding sequence ATGAAAAAGACGATTTACTTTGCGTGCATCTTATTAGGTAGCGTCTTTAGCTTTGCCCAATTTGCATACGCTCAACACGAAGGTTTAGACTGGTTTGCTAATGGCGAACGTCACAAACAACAAGCTCGCTACGACTTAGCTCTTCAAGAATATGATAAGGCTGTTCAGAGAGAACCACGTAATCACCTTTATCTTTTTTCGAAGGCACAATGTGAGTACCAACTGAAAAGACCAAAAGAAGCTGCTAATTCATTGAGTTATGTTATTCGTCTCAACAGTAGCTATTCGCCAGCTTATGCTCTTCTTGCCAAGATTTATGCAGACCAAAATGACAATAAAAAAGCAGCGCAACTCTATGATATTGCAGCTCGCTATGAAAGTGAGAAAGAAAAGAGACAATTTTATCGCTTTTTTGTTATCAAACAAAACTTAGCAGAAAAAAACTGGGCAACAGCTTTTGAGAAGATAAAACTTACTAAAACTGAATTTCCAAAAAACCTTGAACTCTATTATTTAGAATCACAAGTAGCCAATTACTTAGGTAAATATGCAGAGGCAGTAAAAGCCATTGAAACCATTGAGCCAGTAATCTCATCATTACACCCTAGTGAAAATGCTCGTTACTATTATCAGAAAGGGTATGCTTACTATCACTTAGATAATTTTGAGGAAGCCTTCAAAACGTGGTCAAAGGCAAAGTATGGAAACTTCAAAAGCAAGATAGAAGAGTTTTCTCCTGCTCGTTATGCATATTTAGCAGAGGCTTACACAGAAGTCCGTCAGTACAATGAAGCACAGGCTTATGCTCAAAAGGCTCTAAAAATAGACCCTAATAATGCGAGTGCATATTTCACACTAGCTAATTTACAAAACAATAAAGCAAAATCGGACGTAGATAAAACTTTAGAACTTTATTACAAATCAGCAAAGTTTGAAAAAGATTTGAAGCGTAGCACTCAAATTTATGAAGAGATTGCCAGCTTAGAACTTTCTAAAAATAATTTTGAAAATGCACTTAAAGCCACAGAAAACGGTTTGACTTTTAATTCAGGTAATAAAAACTTACTTTATTTGAATGGACTAGCTCTTTTTCACTTGCATAAAAACCAAGAAGCTGCCGAAGCTCTTCAAAAAGCACTAGCACAGATGAGAGACCCTATAGAGCATTCTCGTTGCATGTTTTTGTTAGGTTTAGCGTATCGCAATGGAGGAAAACTAGACCTTGCTCGCCGAGCATTTGCCAATATACAGGCACAGCCCTTCAAAATTGCTGCTACCAATGAAACAAAACTTATTAATCAAGCAGAAAATATAGAAGAAACAGAATAA
- a CDS encoding DUF1573 domain-containing protein — translation MYKIQLALKKIFASPVLFVFLFVCFSKVAYTQNSTLEFAEKEFDFGQIEFQDTLSHKFYFKNSSEEEIKILDITTDCACTFSKENSDNQTVLKGDSSFVELMFLPYSYGSFVKIFTVKTDKAGTQTLMLKGELRPALDKERDFKYSLQTMPEVRTKTKYLHFGNVLNRVPITKKFEFYNASKEDLIFTGKMETPKHIQVRFDSSHILKAGELGAIYVIYDPLLKNDFGYLEDSVILFGTQAKQPNKISFKVTSNIEEYFPTLNVEMLEAYPELKIEDDYASLGSHYLKNLEGKDSLEATFVLKNTSNMPLRVHRIIEGYGCKLVTEKTEWNEILPHSNAIIKVVFQTPEDRGNYVRSLTLICNDPRKPIRTLKIKADFR, via the coding sequence ATGTACAAAATACAGCTTGCGCTCAAAAAAATATTTGCTTCCCCTGTTTTATTTGTTTTTCTGTTTGTTTGCTTCTCCAAAGTAGCTTATACTCAAAACTCAACACTAGAATTTGCAGAAAAAGAATTTGACTTTGGGCAAATAGAATTCCAAGATACGCTCTCTCATAAATTCTATTTTAAGAACAGTTCGGAAGAAGAAATTAAGATACTAGATATTACAACAGACTGTGCTTGTACATTTTCTAAAGAAAACAGTGATAATCAAACAGTCTTAAAGGGAGATAGTTCCTTTGTAGAATTAATGTTTTTACCTTACAGTTATGGAAGTTTTGTCAAAATATTTACAGTAAAGACAGATAAAGCAGGCACACAAACTTTAATGTTGAAGGGAGAGCTTCGCCCTGCTCTAGACAAAGAGAGAGATTTTAAGTATAGCCTTCAAACTATGCCAGAGGTTCGTACCAAGACAAAATATCTACATTTTGGAAATGTTTTGAATAGAGTTCCCATTACCAAGAAATTTGAGTTTTATAATGCAAGTAAAGAAGATTTAATTTTTACAGGCAAAATGGAAACTCCAAAACATATACAAGTGCGTTTTGACTCCAGTCATATTTTAAAAGCAGGAGAGCTAGGAGCAATTTATGTTATTTATGACCCACTTTTGAAAAATGATTTTGGCTATTTGGAAGATTCTGTCATTCTTTTTGGTACACAAGCCAAACAGCCCAACAAAATAAGTTTTAAAGTTACTTCTAATATTGAAGAGTATTTTCCAACCTTGAATGTAGAGATGTTGGAAGCCTATCCAGAGTTGAAAATAGAAGATGACTATGCCAGTTTGGGAAGCCATTATTTGAAAAACTTAGAGGGAAAAGATTCCTTAGAAGCAACTTTTGTCTTGAAAAACACAAGTAATATGCCTCTAAGAGTGCATAGAATAATAGAAGGATATGGTTGTAAGCTCGTTACAGAAAAAACGGAATGGAACGAAATTTTACCTCATAGCAATGCTATTATAAAAGTAGTTTTTCAGACACCAGAAGACCGTGGAAATTATGTTCGTTCGCTTACCTTAATCTGTAATGACCCTAGAAAACCCATACGAACTTTAAAAATAAAAGCTGATTTTAGATAA
- a CDS encoding DUF2256 domain-containing protein, whose protein sequence is MGKHIKKDDLPQKICVVCQKPFTWRKKWEKVWEEVRYCSERCRRNKTK, encoded by the coding sequence ATGGGGAAGCACATAAAAAAAGATGATTTACCTCAAAAAATATGTGTAGTTTGTCAGAAGCCATTTACATGGCGCAAGAAATGGGAAAAAGTTTGGGAAGAGGTAAGATATTGTAGTGAAAGGTGTAGAAGGAACAAAACCAAATAA
- a CDS encoding WD40/YVTN/BNR-like repeat-containing protein, which translates to MIHKIESYFFTLLLLISTATFTQAQTPFKPDTTYFSASKWRQVSPYRGGRSAAVTGVTGNPDLFYFGATGGGVWRTEDGGMSWENISDPDFGGSIGAVAVSEYDNNVIYVGGGEKTVRGNVSHGNGMWKSLDAGKTWKKIGLEDSRHITRIRIHPKNPDLVYAAVLGHLFGSNEERGVYRSKDGGKTWERILFSSKDAGAIDLILDPTNPRVIYASTWKIRRTPYSLESGGEGSALWKSTDGGDTWKNLSKESSGLPKGTLGIMGVTVSPAKKDRVWAIIEAKDGGVFRSENGGETWAKVNDERKLRQRAWYYTRIYAHPTNPEGVYVLNVNFHFSSDGGKSYERIETPHGDHHDLWLDPQNPERMIIGDDGGAQISKNAGKSFSTYLNQPTAQFYRVSTDNHFPYRLYAGQQDNSSLRISSQDQSEWEPTAGGESGHIVADPKNNDIVYGGSYDGFLMRYNHKTGETRLVDVYPDNPMGWGAAELKYRFQWNFPIFFSPNDENILYTAANVLFKTTNEGQNWEAISPDLTRNDKTKMQSSGGEITKDNTSVEYYGTIFAAAESPAEKGVIWTGSDDGLIHITKDGGKNWENITPTNLPEWAMINSIDLHPTKKGVAYVAATRYKSDDFTPYLYKTKDYGKTWTKITNGIPKDDFTRVLRLDPVRDGLLYAGTESSVYISFDDGQNWQPMRYNLPIVPITDMQVKENDLIVSTQGRSFWIFDDLNPIRNFDNQKVEKLKTDNFLAFAPSDTYLSDRNMEMYFYLNEKPDTSKILEIEILDKNGNLIQKYSSDAKATKDKDSEIKSLKAEKGANTFKWNMRYPDAKKFEGMILWFGGTQGVEAMPDDYKVKVTFRGKTQEVDFKLLKDPRWSVSDADLKERFKFLKEIRDKLTETHEAIINIRKMRSDLNDWKAKAKENKEWKEVAESADKIIKELTKIEETLYQTQNRSGQDPLNFPVRLNNKLSALATTVGYGNFPPTEGAKEVKKDITEKIDEQLKMYYNILKTDIPAFNKLVAEKNIPAISVGE; encoded by the coding sequence ATGATACACAAGATAGAAAGCTATTTCTTTACGCTACTGCTTCTAATAAGCACAGCTACATTTACTCAAGCACAAACTCCCTTCAAACCCGACACTACCTACTTTTCAGCTTCCAAATGGCGACAAGTCAGCCCGTATCGTGGTGGGCGTTCGGCAGCTGTAACAGGTGTAACTGGAAACCCAGACCTTTTTTATTTTGGAGCTACTGGTGGTGGAGTTTGGCGCACTGAAGATGGGGGTATGAGTTGGGAAAATATTTCTGACCCAGATTTTGGCGGTTCTATTGGTGCTGTGGCTGTAAGTGAATACGACAACAACGTAATTTATGTAGGAGGAGGTGAAAAAACCGTTCGTGGAAACGTCTCTCACGGAAACGGAATGTGGAAAAGCCTTGATGCTGGCAAAACGTGGAAAAAAATAGGCTTAGAAGATTCTCGTCATATCACACGTATCAGAATACATCCTAAAAATCCAGACTTGGTTTATGCTGCCGTTTTGGGTCATTTATTTGGCTCAAATGAAGAAAGAGGTGTTTATCGTAGCAAAGATGGAGGCAAAACGTGGGAAAGAATTTTATTCTCAAGCAAAGATGCAGGGGCAATAGATTTAATTCTTGACCCAACCAATCCAAGGGTAATTTATGCTAGCACGTGGAAAATACGTAGAACACCTTACAGTTTAGAAAGTGGTGGAGAAGGCTCTGCACTTTGGAAAAGTACAGACGGTGGCGATACATGGAAAAACCTTTCAAAAGAATCATCTGGACTTCCAAAAGGAACATTAGGAATTATGGGTGTTACGGTTTCTCCAGCCAAAAAAGATAGAGTTTGGGCAATTATTGAAGCCAAAGACGGTGGTGTTTTTCGTTCTGAAAATGGTGGCGAAACGTGGGCAAAAGTAAACGATGAGAGAAAACTTCGTCAAAGAGCATGGTATTATACTCGCATTTATGCACATCCAACAAATCCAGAAGGAGTTTATGTCTTGAATGTGAATTTTCATTTCTCGTCTGATGGAGGAAAGAGTTATGAAAGAATAGAAACTCCACACGGCGACCATCACGACCTGTGGTTAGACCCTCAAAACCCAGAACGAATGATTATTGGAGACGATGGTGGGGCGCAAATTTCTAAAAATGCAGGGAAGAGTTTTTCTACCTATCTCAATCAGCCAACAGCACAGTTTTATCGTGTCAGTACGGATAATCATTTTCCATACAGACTGTACGCAGGGCAGCAAGACAATTCTTCACTTCGTATTTCTTCACAAGACCAATCAGAATGGGAACCAACAGCAGGAGGGGAAAGTGGACATATTGTAGCCGACCCAAAAAATAATGACATTGTGTATGGAGGTTCGTATGACGGATTTTTGATGCGTTACAATCACAAAACTGGCGAAACTCGTTTGGTAGATGTTTACCCAGATAATCCAATGGGTTGGGGAGCAGCAGAACTAAAATATCGTTTTCAGTGGAATTTCCCTATTTTCTTCTCGCCAAATGATGAAAATATACTTTACACGGCAGCCAATGTACTTTTCAAAACTACCAATGAAGGGCAAAATTGGGAAGCTATCAGTCCAGATTTGACAAGAAATGACAAAACAAAAATGCAATCTTCAGGAGGAGAAATTACAAAAGACAACACAAGTGTAGAATATTACGGAACAATTTTCGCAGCAGCCGAATCTCCAGCTGAAAAAGGCGTAATTTGGACAGGCTCTGACGACGGACTTATCCATATCACAAAAGATGGAGGCAAGAACTGGGAAAACATCACACCTACAAATCTCCCAGAGTGGGCAATGATAAATTCTATTGATTTACATCCTACAAAAAAAGGCGTGGCTTACGTTGCTGCCACTCGCTACAAGTCTGACGATTTTACTCCCTATCTCTACAAAACGAAAGACTACGGCAAAACGTGGACAAAAATAACGAACGGCATTCCAAAAGATGATTTTACAAGAGTTTTACGTCTTGACCCAGTTCGTGACGGACTTTTGTACGCAGGAACGGAAAGCAGCGTTTATATTTCCTTCGACGACGGACAAAACTGGCAGCCGATGCGTTACAATTTGCCTATCGTTCCGATTACAGATATGCAGGTAAAAGAAAATGATTTGATTGTTTCCACGCAGGGCAGAAGTTTTTGGATTTTTGATGATTTAAACCCCATTAGAAACTTTGATAATCAGAAAGTAGAAAAGCTCAAAACGGATAATTTCCTTGCTTTTGCACCAAGTGACACGTATTTGAGTGATAGGAATATGGAAATGTATTTTTATTTGAATGAAAAACCAGATACATCAAAGATTTTAGAAATTGAAATTTTAGATAAAAATGGAAATCTCATTCAAAAATATTCCTCTGATGCTAAAGCTACTAAAGACAAAGATTCAGAAATAAAATCTCTTAAAGCAGAAAAAGGAGCAAATACCTTCAAATGGAACATGCGTTACCCAGATGCTAAGAAATTTGAGGGAATGATTCTTTGGTTTGGTGGAACACAAGGCGTGGAAGCAATGCCAGACGACTATAAAGTAAAGGTTACTTTCAGAGGCAAAACGCAAGAAGTAGATTTCAAACTTTTGAAAGACCCACGTTGGAGCGTTTCGGACGCAGATTTGAAAGAACGTTTTAAGTTTTTAAAGGAAATCAGAGACAAACTTACTGAAACACACGAAGCCATTATCAATATCCGAAAAATGCGTTCAGATTTGAATGATTGGAAAGCTAAAGCAAAAGAAAACAAGGAGTGGAAGGAAGTGGCAGAATCAGCAGATAAAATCATCAAAGAACTCACAAAAATTGAAGAGACTCTTTATCAAACGCAAAACCGAAGTGGACAAGACCCATTGAATTTCCCTGTTCGTCTGAATAACAAATTGAGTGCCTTAGCTACAACAGTGGGTTATGGAAACTTTCCACCAACAGAAGGTGCAAAAGAGGTCAAGAAAGACATCACAGAAAAAATAGACGAGCAACTCAAAATGTATTACAACATCTTGAAAACAGATATTCCAGCTTTTAATAAACTGGTGGCAGAGAAAAATATTCCTGCAATTAGTGTGGGGGAGTAG
- the smpB gene encoding SsrA-binding protein SmpB — MSGKKKEIQKSVSIKNRKASHEYHFIDTYQAGIVLQGTEIKSIRMGKVTMSDAFCLFIGDELFLRNLHISHYDNGNIHNHEEKADRKLLLKRKELRKLQYDAQDVGLTIVPTRVYINARGLAKVEIALAKGKKLYDKRQDLKAKDAKREIERY; from the coding sequence ATGTCAGGTAAGAAAAAAGAAATTCAGAAATCGGTCAGTATAAAAAATCGTAAGGCTTCTCATGAATATCACTTCATAGACACCTACCAAGCAGGAATTGTCTTGCAGGGCACAGAAATCAAATCTATCCGAATGGGAAAGGTTACTATGAGTGATGCGTTTTGTCTTTTTATTGGAGACGAACTTTTTTTGCGTAATCTTCATATTTCACATTATGATAATGGAAATATTCACAACCACGAAGAAAAAGCAGACCGAAAACTTCTCTTGAAGCGAAAAGAACTTCGCAAACTTCAATACGATGCACAAGATGTAGGACTAACTATTGTTCCAACAAGAGTATATATCAATGCTAGAGGTTTAGCAAAAGTGGAAATTGCACTTGCAAAAGGTAAAAAACTCTACGACAAACGCCAAGATTTGAAGGCAAAAGATGCCAAACGAGAAATAGAACGTTATTAA
- a CDS encoding NUDIX hydrolase, protein MDKQDILKLLENYQPIFSEEKKFQKEIIDFIEQNDDFALRSNLTGQLTGSAWVVNSERTKVLLIHHKKLNRWLQIGGHIETDDQTIEQTILREVTEESGLKNLKLLSSSIYDLDVHTIPQKKEVAEHLHFDIRLVVEADENDTLLAQNEEVLDVKWYFVSEMENPSETDILIDASMKRMINKMKNI, encoded by the coding sequence ATGGACAAACAAGACATTTTAAAGCTACTAGAAAACTATCAGCCAATATTTTCAGAAGAAAAAAAATTCCAAAAAGAAATCATTGATTTCATAGAACAAAATGATGATTTTGCTCTACGTTCTAACCTAACAGGACAACTTACAGGCTCTGCGTGGGTAGTAAACAGTGAACGAACCAAAGTATTGCTCATTCACCATAAAAAGCTAAATAGATGGCTACAAATTGGTGGACACATAGAAACTGATGATCAAACTATTGAGCAAACCATTCTTAGAGAAGTAACAGAAGAAAGTGGACTAAAAAATTTAAAACTACTTTCTTCTTCTATCTACGACCTTGATGTTCATACTATTCCTCAAAAAAAAGAAGTAGCAGAGCATCTTCATTTCGATATTCGACTGGTAGTAGAAGCTGATGAAAATGATACTCTACTTGCTCAAAATGAAGAAGTTTTGGATGTCAAATGGTACTTTGTATCTGAAATGGAAAACCCATCAGAAACAGATATTTTGATAGATGCCTCTATGAAAAGAATGATAAATAAAATGAAAAACATCTAA
- a CDS encoding sulfate adenylyltransferase subunit 1, producing the protein MDLLRFATAGSVDDGKSTLIGRLLYDTKSIFEDQLTAIETASKRRGEEQVNLALLTDGLRAEREQGITIDVAYRYFATPTRKFILADCPGHIQYTRNMVTGASTAQLLVILIDARQGIVEQTRRHTFIAELLGIKHLVVCVNKMDLVEYDEEVFKKIKSEYLSFVKKTRISEVSFIPISALKGDNVVEKSENMEWYKGTSFLYHLENAYIGNTWDFINSRFAVQHVIRPQSEDKNLHDYRGYAGEVLGGVFKKGDKVTVLPSGFSTTIKKLDAFDGEQEKAFPPQNITMLLEDDIDISRGDMLVKPDNKPNIGQDLELMLCWLNEQKLQPNGKYLLRHTTQETKAILKEVVYKIDINTLHRKENDLEIGLNDIGRVRIRTAKPIFYDSYSKNKRTGSLILIDLQTNATVAAGMII; encoded by the coding sequence ATGGATTTATTGCGTTTTGCTACAGCAGGCAGTGTAGATGATGGAAAAAGTACACTTATTGGCAGACTTCTCTATGATACCAAAAGTATTTTTGAAGACCAACTCACAGCCATAGAAACAGCAAGTAAAAGGCGAGGAGAAGAACAGGTAAACCTTGCCCTCTTGACAGATGGTTTGCGTGCAGAGCGAGAACAAGGCATTACAATTGACGTAGCGTATCGTTATTTTGCTACACCAACACGCAAATTTATTTTGGCAGATTGCCCTGGTCATATTCAGTACACTCGTAATATGGTTACGGGAGCTTCGACGGCTCAACTTTTAGTCATTCTGATTGATGCAAGACAAGGAATTGTAGAACAAACACGACGACATACGTTCATTGCAGAGCTTTTAGGCATTAAGCACTTGGTAGTTTGTGTCAATAAAATGGATTTGGTAGAATATGATGAGGAAGTTTTCAAAAAAATAAAATCAGAATATTTGAGTTTTGTCAAAAAAACACGCATTTCGGAAGTGAGTTTTATTCCGATTAGTGCGCTCAAAGGAGATAATGTGGTTGAAAAATCAGAGAATATGGAATGGTATAAAGGAACAAGTTTTTTATATCATCTGGAAAATGCTTATATCGGAAATACGTGGGATTTTATTAATTCTCGTTTTGCTGTTCAGCATGTTATCCGTCCACAATCAGAAGATAAAAATCTACATGATTATAGAGGGTATGCTGGCGAAGTTTTGGGAGGAGTCTTTAAAAAAGGTGATAAAGTTACTGTTCTGCCTTCTGGTTTTTCTACAACCATTAAAAAACTAGATGCCTTTGATGGCGAACAAGAAAAAGCATTTCCACCTCAAAATATTACGATGCTTTTAGAAGACGATATAGACATTAGCAGGGGAGATATGCTTGTTAAGCCAGACAACAAACCCAACATAGGACAAGATTTGGAACTGATGCTTTGCTGGCTAAACGAGCAAAAACTCCAACCCAATGGAAAATATTTACTTAGACATACCACTCAAGAGACAAAAGCCATTTTGAAGGAAGTCGTCTATAAAATAGACATCAATACGCTTCACAGAAAAGAAAATGACTTAGAAATAGGATTAAATGATATTGGAAGAGTCAGAATCAGAACAGCCAAACCCATTTTTTATGATAGTTATTCTAAAAACAAACGCACAGGAAGTCTTATTTTGATAGACTTACAAACCAATGCCACAGTAGCTGCTGGAATGATTATTTAA